A single region of the Vicia villosa cultivar HV-30 ecotype Madison, WI linkage group LG4, Vvil1.0, whole genome shotgun sequence genome encodes:
- the LOC131598286 gene encoding B3 domain-containing protein At2g33720-like — MALFNIHDSPSSSSSYLSSSITTNAADLDSLSCKRKCRQQETSNISSLLDLSSYPNETNVCLHLSLSFCNCIQIAKKLKLAHQETNLDAAGTSSDSSTNGADPWKIKKVLTASDLGNNSRLLLKKELAKKWVVPFVDKLAEAEKDGVKVPVFDVDTQSLRSLVFKIWPSNGSHVFIDTWIKDFVAERNLKAGDEIGLKWDENEKKFDFSVLRRGSSQQI; from the coding sequence ATGGCTCTCTTCAACATTCACGATTCACCATCCTCATCTTCATCATATCTCTCTTCTTCCATTACTACTAATGCTGCTGATCTTGATTCTCTTTCTTGTAAACGGAAATGTCGACAACAAGAAACCAGCAACATTTCATCATTGTTGGATTTGTCTTCATATCCCAATGAAACCAATGTGTGTCTCCACCTATCTCTATCCTTTTGTAATTGCATTCAAATTGCCAAGAAACTAAAACTTGCTCACCAAGAAACTAATCTTGATGCTGCGGGAACAAGTTCTGATTCTTCAACCAATGGTGCTGATCCATGGAAAATCAAGAAGGTGCTCACAGCAAGTGATCTTGGCAACAATAGCAGACTTTTGTTGAAGAAAGAATTGGCTAAAAAATGGGTGGTTCCTTTTGTGGATAAATTAGCTGAAGCTGAAAAAGATGGAGTCAAAGTTCCAGTGTTTGATGTTGACACTCAAAGTCTCCGTTCTCTTGTTTTCAAGATATGGCCTTCTAATGGAAGTCATGTTTTCATCGATACATGGATCAAGGATTTTGTAGCTGAAAGGAATTTAAAGGCTGGAGATGAAATTGGTCTTAAATGGGATGAAAACGAGAAGAAGTTTGATTTTTCTGTTCTTCGTAGGGGTTCATCACAGCAGATATAG